Within Desulfobacterales bacterium, the genomic segment TGAGAAGGTGCGCTTGAAAGAGTCTTATTGGCCGGGTGATCAATCACGGAGTTTGTTGGATTGGACTATTGGTGAAGCGTTAAGAAAGATCGCATCAGAGGTTCCGGACCGTGTTGCCTTAGTGGAGGCCGTCCCTGAAACCGCTAAGAGGCGGCGGTGGACCTATGCTGAAATGTTAACAGATGCGGAAAGAGTTGCCTCAGCCCTTCTTGCCAGGTTTAACCCCGGCGATCGAATTGCGATTTGGGGGGACAGTGTTCCCGAATGGCTGTTGACGCAACTTGGATGCGTCATCGCAGGAATGGCTGTGGTTACCATTAATCCAGCTTACAAGTTGAAGGAGGCAGAATATATACTGCGCCAGTCTGAGTCGTCGTCATTATTTAGCATAGAAGAATACAGGGGCAATCATATTTTAGCAACCGCTAAAAAGATTAAAGAAATGAATTTACCTTTTCTGAAAGAAGTAGTTAGTTTTTCCGATTTTGATGACTTCATGAATTCTGCAAGCAAGCGCGAAACGTTTCCGGAAGTCAAACCGAAAGATTGCGCCATGATTTTTTATACATCCGGCACGACTGGGTTACCCAAGGGTGCCATGCTACATCACCGGGGTTTAGTCAACTATGGGTTTTTTGAAGCGGAGCGCATGGGGATGCAAATAGGCGGTGTCTGGGCGAATGCGATGCCCCTTTGCCATTTTAGTGGTAGCGTGGTTTCATTTTTAGCCTCACTTATGCGCGCCGGCACACACATCTTGATTCGAGCGTGGGATCCATTGAAATTTATTGAGGTACTTGAGAGTGAAAGGTGCACGGATGCCTTTCTTGTACCCACGCAAGTAGAAGCTTTGGTCAACAATTACAACCCTGAGAAGCATCGTGTATTTTTAAGGAATATCCTGTCAGGCGCTTCGTTTATCGAGGCTCGATTGGTTAAAAAGGTTAGTTTATTATTTAACGGCTGCCGACTCGCAACTGCATATGGACAAACGGAAACCCATGGCGCAATTACAATGTCACATGGCGATGACGCGACAGCGTACCAGACCGACACCGTCGGGCAACCCTTTCCTCTGATAGAGCTGAAAATAAGCGACACCAAAACGGGCAAGGTGCTTCCTCTCAATACGGTGGGTGAAATCTGCATGCGGGGTTATCAGGCAATGCTTGGTTATTACAAAAAACCGGAAGAGAATGCAAAAACTCTCGATAATGACGGATGGATTCATACAGGTGATCTAGGAACCATGGATGAAAGGGGCTTTTTAAAGATAACAGGCCGATTGAAGGAGATGATCATTCGAGGCGGTTTGAATATTTACCCGATCGAAGTCGAGAGCCTACTTTCACAGCATCCAAAGATTGAAAAGGTGGCGGTAGTTGGTGTGCCGGATCAATACTGGGGAGAGCAGGTGGGGGCGGTGATTATGCTCAAGTCGTCTGAAAACAGGCCGACACTTGATGAGTTGATCGGCTTCTGTCGTGATAGCCTGGCAGCATTCAAGGTTCCAAAGCTTTGGTATTATGTAGAGGACCTACCATGTACGGCAACGGGTAAAACACAGAAATATGAGCTTATAGACAAAATAGTGAAGAGCGAATTAACAGCAGCAGAAAATATGGAAAGTCACGATCACATCAGAAATTAATAAAAATGGCGCTACAATAAATAGTAATCGGTGAAGTGAAGAAGTTTTTAAATGGCACTGCTTATGATGTTAGCGAAATCTCCAAAAATTGTGGAACGGATATTGGTAACGATCTAATAGTCGTTTCAGAGCGTCAAAATGCACATTACGCGCGCTCAACGCATGCCATTCTCAAGCGTTTTTACCAAGCATAAAATGGATGCCTAAAAAATGAGAGGTACTTATGAGTTTGTCAATAGTAACAGAAATAAAAGAATATACCAAAAAAAGAAAAAGAGAAGTGGTCGTCAAGACGGTGAGAAACACCCAAAGAGGCTTTGTCGAAGAAGAAAGCGACCGAGGGGCGTATCGTCCTGATGTTAGGCTGGCAATTGAAAGGTCGAGATTAATCACTGAATCCTATAAAATGACGGAAGGCGAGCCATGGGTGATTCGGCGGGCCAAAGCGCTGGAACATATCCTGCGGAAAATGACGATATACATTGAAGATAACGATTTAATTGTTGGCAATGCAACGGAAAGCCCAAACCATCTGGTCCATTTCATCGATAACAACTGCGAGTCCGTGAGAAGGCTCATCAATGACAAAGCGGGATGGACACTTGCCGACGATGCCGGCAAGGCGGAGTTTGAAGAGCTGTGTAAATATTGGACCGGGAAAAATATGCGAGACAGGCATGATCAGTTTTTCACGGACGAGATGAAAAACGATTTCAAATATGACGGAACATTTCTATGGAGTGTATGGTCGGAACCCGAAGTGCCAAACCATGAAAAAGTATTCCGAATTGGTTTGAAGGGGATAAGGGGACAGGCAGAGCAAAAATTGGCGGAGCTTGAAGAAAAATACCCTGTTGATTTTCTTCAACAGAAGGAATTTATCGATGCAGTTATCATCACCTTGGATGCAGCAATGCATTTTGCCGGCAGATTCGCCGATAGGGCAAGGTCGCTGGCGCAATGCGAGAGTGATGAAGAGAGGAAAAAGGAACTCCTGAAGATTGCAGCGACTTGTGATCGGGTTCCGGCTAACCCGGCGAGGACACTACAGGAGGCAATCCAAAGCTTTTGGTTCATTCACTTAATCACCCACCAAATCGATTTCATCAATTATGGGATCGGGGTAAGAATGGACGTACTTTTTAATCCTTTTTATCTCCGGGATAAGGAAGCGGGCAGACTTACCAGGGAAGGCGCACAGGAACTATTTGAGTGTTTGTGGCTGAAATTTGAAGGGTTGGGTCAGATGTATACACCATTATTGGCAGGGGTATATGCCGGCGCGCAGCTTATTCAGTCCACAACGATCGGTGGCGTGGATTCAGAGGGTAAAGATGTTACCAATGAGATCAGTTATATAATTTTGGATGTTGTGAAATCCGTTAGGACATTAGAGGGAAGTCTGGCGTTGCGATTTCACAAAGACTCGCCAAAAGAATTTATTATGAAAGCAATTGATGTAGTGGCGTGCGGTCTTGGCTACCCCGCATTTTTCAATGATGAGGTGCTGGTCTCCTTATTGGTTAAACAGGGCCTTTCGCTTAAGGATGCCAGAGACTTTACGATACGCGCCTGCGTGTATATTAACATTCCAGGCAAATGTATCGGGAAAATTGGTCTTGGCTACCTAAGTTTACCCAAAGTGCTTTGGTGGGCGTTACACGGGGGTATTTCGCCTAAAACCGGAAAACAGAGGGGGGCGCCCACGCAGGATCCAGCTACCTTTACAAGTATTGATGGTGTGATGAAGGCGTATTTGGCGCAACTGAGGTTTTTTAACAAAAAGCATGTTCAAATGCACAATTTGAGCTGTGCCATCCATAAGGAATATTTACCACGTCCTTTTTTATCTGCTGTAATGGATGATTGCATCGAACAAGGCAAGGATTGCAGAGCCTGGGCGATTCCCGGATACAGAGACTTTAATATAATGCTTGGTCCCACGAATGTGGCTGACAGCCTGGCTGTTTTGAAAAAAGTTGTTTTCGAGGACAAAATTATACCAATGAAAGAGTTCATCGAGGTCCTTGATTCTAATTGGGAGAACAAAGAGGCTTTTCGGCAAATGATATTGAACAAGGTACCCAAATTTGGGAATGATGACGATTATGTAGACGACCTTGCCATTGCGGTTCAATATAATACAAAAGCTGTCATGGAGGAGTTTACAGACGCCTTCGGGCGCCCCTATTCGGGAGATGGCAGTGGGTCCTCATCAACCTATGGACTTGCAATTATGTGTGAAGCCACTCCGGACGGAAGGAAAGACGGTGAGCCGTTTGCTGACGCGACCTTGTCTCCCAGTGCGGGCGCTGACAGAAAAGGGCCCTTGGCCGTGCTGTCATCCGCAGGAAAAATTGATTCGCTAAGAAGTTACAATCAACTCCTGAATCAAAAATTCATGCCGCAGTTTTTGGAAGGGGAGAATAAAGAGACGTTTTACAATTATCTTCGCACTTGGCATGACTTGGGGATTTCCCATGTTCAGTTTAACGTTGTGGATAAAGCTGTGTTGCTGGACGCCAAAGAGCACCCCGAGAAACATAGTGACCTGATTGTTAGGATTGCGGGTTATAGCGCTTACTTCGTGGATCTTAGTGCGGGATTGCAGGATAATATAATCGAGCGAACAGAGCAGGGGTTTTAGTTGTTGCCGTGAAATTTTGCCGGATGAGGGGTCAAAAAAATTTCAGTCACTTGATAATGTTCGTTCAGTGACTTAAAAAGAAAAGGCGAATAGCGTGGAAAAAAGCAAGTTGATAAACGATATCTTAGGCTGCGTATTTAATATACAGAGATACAGCTTGCACGATGGTCCCGGCGGCAGAACAACCGTTTTTATGAAAGGTTGCCCTTTGAGGTGTAA encodes:
- a CDS encoding AMP-binding protein, which translates into the protein MPYQEKMNKPRVFLNPNEVYYKPEIYEKVRLKESYWPGDQSRSLLDWTIGEALRKIASEVPDRVALVEAVPETAKRRRWTYAEMLTDAERVASALLARFNPGDRIAIWGDSVPEWLLTQLGCVIAGMAVVTINPAYKLKEAEYILRQSESSSLFSIEEYRGNHILATAKKIKEMNLPFLKEVVSFSDFDDFMNSASKRETFPEVKPKDCAMIFYTSGTTGLPKGAMLHHRGLVNYGFFEAERMGMQIGGVWANAMPLCHFSGSVVSFLASLMRAGTHILIRAWDPLKFIEVLESERCTDAFLVPTQVEALVNNYNPEKHRVFLRNILSGASFIEARLVKKVSLLFNGCRLATAYGQTETHGAITMSHGDDATAYQTDTVGQPFPLIELKISDTKTGKVLPLNTVGEICMRGYQAMLGYYKKPEENAKTLDNDGWIHTGDLGTMDERGFLKITGRLKEMIIRGGLNIYPIEVESLLSQHPKIEKVAVVGVPDQYWGEQVGAVIMLKSSENRPTLDELIGFCRDSLAAFKVPKLWYYVEDLPCTATGKTQKYELIDKIVKSELTAAENMESHDHIRN
- a CDS encoding pyruvate formate lyase family protein, with product MVVKTVRNTQRGFVEEESDRGAYRPDVRLAIERSRLITESYKMTEGEPWVIRRAKALEHILRKMTIYIEDNDLIVGNATESPNHLVHFIDNNCESVRRLINDKAGWTLADDAGKAEFEELCKYWTGKNMRDRHDQFFTDEMKNDFKYDGTFLWSVWSEPEVPNHEKVFRIGLKGIRGQAEQKLAELEEKYPVDFLQQKEFIDAVIITLDAAMHFAGRFADRARSLAQCESDEERKKELLKIAATCDRVPANPARTLQEAIQSFWFIHLITHQIDFINYGIGVRMDVLFNPFYLRDKEAGRLTREGAQELFECLWLKFEGLGQMYTPLLAGVYAGAQLIQSTTIGGVDSEGKDVTNEISYIILDVVKSVRTLEGSLALRFHKDSPKEFIMKAIDVVACGLGYPAFFNDEVLVSLLVKQGLSLKDARDFTIRACVYINIPGKCIGKIGLGYLSLPKVLWWALHGGISPKTGKQRGAPTQDPATFTSIDGVMKAYLAQLRFFNKKHVQMHNLSCAIHKEYLPRPFLSAVMDDCIEQGKDCRAWAIPGYRDFNIMLGPTNVADSLAVLKKVVFEDKIIPMKEFIEVLDSNWENKEAFRQMILNKVPKFGNDDDYVDDLAIAVQYNTKAVMEEFTDAFGRPYSGDGSGSSSTYGLAIMCEATPDGRKDGEPFADATLSPSAGADRKGPLAVLSSAGKIDSLRSYNQLLNQKFMPQFLEGENKETFYNYLRTWHDLGISHVQFNVVDKAVLLDAKEHPEKHSDLIVRIAGYSAYFVDLSAGLQDNIIERTEQGF